The proteins below are encoded in one region of Brachyspira intermedia PWS/A:
- a CDS encoding flavin reductase family protein — MEKINLAKASLITSPNPVALVCINKPDGETNVTAVSWYTYLSYNPSMIAYAMNKDSYGGELVRENKKVIITIPSENIKEIVVGCGMYSGREIDKIRNLGIKMQSIPTSDIKIPLHSAAAIQCNLKEFIETGDHYLYICNVEEVYADYKEKPVFAWEGYSKIAAAKEA; from the coding sequence ATGGAAAAAATAAATTTGGCAAAAGCATCATTAATTACTTCTCCAAATCCTGTGGCATTAGTATGCATCAATAAACCTGATGGAGAAACTAATGTTACTGCAGTATCTTGGTATACTTATTTATCTTATAATCCTAGTATGATAGCTTATGCAATGAATAAAGATTCTTATGGCGGTGAATTAGTTCGTGAAAATAAAAAAGTTATAATTACGATTCCTAGTGAAAATATTAAAGAAATTGTAGTGGGATGCGGTATGTATAGCGGAAGAGAAATTGATAAAATAAGAAATTTAGGAATAAAAATGCAAAGTATTCCTACAAGTGATATAAAAATTCCTCTTCATAGTGCAGCTGCTATTCAATGTAATTTGAAAGAATTTATTGAAACAGGAGATCATTATCTATATATATGCAATGTTGAAGAAGTATATGCTGATTATAAAGAAAAACCTGTATTTGCTTGGGAGGGTTATTCTAAAATAGCTGCAGCTAAAGAGGCATGA
- a CDS encoding tetratricopeptide repeat protein, with translation MNIIEEINQLHENDEHEKIIDIIIEIPEDERSAELFSLLARAYNNIEKYDEALNNLMYIREEGIDDALWNYRVGYAYYYKGDRENAEMYFKKAYDLNNDDTDAYNFYMLCSEDKDDGINFEERVNRFWKWFEENEKVISDFIEQKSDMSSDEIIEFISNGVALISNNLQFVFGGNYEFTFTVEGKEYLFYFTPRIVAAMPEKLKSKWKFFPYMQKQDIANSNFRMYNKDLSFKEILVYPEYDEDTNFFNLKFYNKKLNELEEDYAYNAFYIMLEHAVGENIFKLYLLGNVEKSDKKLDGMIELTKLYDFIMDTLKNKNKEIILDPINRYTVYECKPTDNFFREDIFMGNTCYMELIDDYVNYNIDTIVNISKMGARAVYLTYVFSDNKDNDFNDENINQKLFDERNNISDELESMMGEKGSGKEIGIVLGSAFGILCGYIDLLLYNQDEFIKRAEEVLKNTIINLNY, from the coding sequence ATGAACATAATAGAAGAAATAAATCAATTACATGAAAATGATGAACATGAAAAAATTATTGATATTATAATCGAAATTCCTGAAGATGAAAGAAGTGCAGAACTTTTTAGTTTGCTTGCCAGAGCTTATAATAATATAGAAAAGTATGATGAAGCATTGAACAATTTAATGTATATAAGAGAAGAAGGTATTGATGATGCTTTATGGAATTATAGAGTAGGTTATGCTTATTATTATAAAGGCGATAGAGAAAATGCAGAAATGTATTTTAAAAAGGCTTATGATTTAAATAATGATGATACAGATGCTTATAATTTTTATATGCTATGTTCTGAAGATAAAGATGATGGAATAAATTTTGAAGAGAGAGTTAATAGGTTTTGGAAATGGTTTGAGGAAAATGAAAAAGTTATATCTGATTTTATAGAGCAAAAATCTGATATGTCATCAGATGAAATAATTGAATTTATTTCTAATGGTGTAGCTTTAATATCAAACAATTTGCAGTTTGTTTTCGGTGGTAATTATGAGTTTACATTTACTGTAGAGGGCAAAGAATATTTATTTTATTTTACACCTAGAATAGTTGCTGCTATGCCTGAGAAATTAAAAAGTAAATGGAAATTTTTTCCTTATATGCAAAAACAAGATATAGCTAACTCTAATTTTAGAATGTATAATAAAGATTTAAGCTTTAAAGAAATTTTGGTATATCCTGAATATGATGAAGATACCAATTTCTTTAATTTGAAATTCTATAATAAAAAATTAAATGAACTAGAAGAAGATTATGCATACAATGCTTTTTATATAATGCTTGAACATGCAGTAGGTGAGAATATATTTAAATTATATTTATTAGGAAATGTTGAAAAAAGTGATAAAAAACTTGATGGTATGATAGAGCTTACAAAACTTTATGATTTTATAATGGACACTCTAAAAAATAAAAATAAGGAAATTATTCTAGACCCTATAAATAGATATACGGTTTATGAGTGTAAGCCTACAGATAATTTTTTCAGAGAAGATATATTTATGGGTAATACATGCTATATGGAACTTATAGATGATTATGTTAATTACAATATAGATACTATTGTTAATATTTCCAAAATGGGAGCAAGGGCTGTATATTTGACTTATGTATTTTCAGATAATAAAGATAATGATTTTAATGATGAAAATATAAATCAAAAACTCTTTGATGAAAGAAATAATATTTCAGATGAGCTTGAAAGCATGATGGGTGAGAAAGGAAGTGGTAAAGAAATAGGTATTGTGTTAGGCAGTGCTTTTGGAATACTATGCGGATATATAGACTTGCTTTTGTATAATCAAGATGAGTTTATAAAAAGAGCTGAAGAAGTATTAAAAAATACAATTATAAATTTAAATTATTGA
- a CDS encoding Rpn family recombination-promoting nuclease/putative transposase, translating to MENKLKTKQIKYFNPLNDYFMRYMFAKEGHEHILLNLINSVRADYNQEIFEEVKVLNTFNLKETVNDKQSIVDVRAVTKSGETVLVEIQRVGNQSFVYRSLYYWAKGYVSNLRNNEKYNDLKQVIVINILDFNLLKDIDKEHSCYVIKELETNHILTNHLEMHFLELPKYLSSTSSLTDELNAWFCFLTIKEKREKMEEIMKMLVKKNPIMKEVYDEYNKFVDTKDLFENYAEYEKNYFDILALSEERMKGREEGEKNKAISIAKSLKKSGLDAKFISENTGLSIKEIEKL from the coding sequence ATGGAAAATAAATTAAAAACCAAACAAATAAAATATTTTAATCCTTTGAATGATTATTTTATGCGTTATATGTTTGCTAAAGAAGGACATGAACATATTTTACTTAATTTAATTAATTCTGTAAGGGCTGACTATAATCAAGAGATATTTGAAGAAGTAAAAGTTCTTAATACTTTTAATTTAAAAGAAACTGTAAATGATAAACAGTCAATAGTAGATGTAAGAGCAGTTACAAAAAGCGGCGAAACTGTTTTAGTAGAAATACAGAGAGTAGGAAATCAATCATTTGTTTACAGAAGTTTATATTATTGGGCTAAAGGCTATGTTTCTAATTTGAGAAATAATGAAAAATATAATGATTTAAAACAGGTTATAGTTATTAATATTTTGGATTTCAATTTGTTAAAGGATATTGATAAAGAACATAGTTGTTATGTAATAAAAGAATTAGAAACTAATCATATACTTACTAATCATTTGGAAATGCACTTCCTAGAACTTCCTAAATATTTATCTAGTACTTCAAGTCTTACAGATGAATTAAATGCTTGGTTTTGTTTTTTAACAATTAAAGAAAAAAGAGAAAAAATGGAGGAAATTATGAAAATGCTAGTTAAAAAAAATCCTATCATGAAAGAAGTTTATGATGAATATAATAAATTTGTAGATACAAAAGATTTATTTGAAAATTATGCAGAATATGAGAAGAATTATTTTGATATATTAGCATTAAGTGAAGAAAGAATGAAAGGCAGAGAAGAAGGAGAAAAAAATAAGGCAATATCTATAGCTAAAAGTTTAAAAAAGTCAGGTTTGGATGCAAAATTTATAAGCGAGAATACCGGATTAAGTATTAAAGAAATAGAAAAATTATAA
- a CDS encoding immunity 51 family protein, which translates to MNNNFDEKIKPFFFVEHENTASLCLNVGEYKAEIFEEREDEGFEGSGYDWQSLALVFLDEKVPELRDVIDFDSEASMFCAYSSDIEALKKFALLFKEACEDDKLIRDLFSRAELD; encoded by the coding sequence ATGAACAATAATTTTGATGAAAAAATAAAACCTTTCTTTTTTGTAGAGCATGAAAATACTGCTTCTCTTTGTCTTAATGTTGGCGAATATAAAGCAGAAATATTTGAAGAAAGAGAAGATGAAGGATTTGAAGGCAGCGGTTATGATTGGCAGTCTTTAGCTTTGGTGTTTTTAGATGAAAAAGTACCGGAATTAAGAGATGTTATTGATTTTGATTCTGAGGCAAGTATGTTCTGTGCTTACAGCAGCGATATTGAAGCATTAAAGAAATTTGCTTTATTATTTAAAGAGGCATGTGAAGACGATAAATTGATAAGAGATTTATTTTCAAGGGCTGAACTTGATTAA
- a CDS encoding ankyrin repeat domain-containing protein produces the protein MAAEKSDIMSIRNILNKKDVNINVQDRYGVTPLMHAVFNKDIYILELLLKNNANPNMQNDSGKTALIYASSTCDFDMIQMLIWYKADVNLTDNYKSTPLMYASSRDVNIIKLLAESGANMNAQNLDGKTALMYNILNKTSLDMVKTFIALGTDVNIQDIHGYSALMYAAILDYRELVEILIENGADVNKRNNYNKTALTMSEENKNYKMAEILIKYGAVR, from the coding sequence ATGGCAGCTGAAAAATCTGATATTATGTCAATTAGAAATATACTTAATAAAAAAGATGTTAATATTAATGTTCAAGATAGATATGGTGTTACTCCTTTGATGCATGCGGTATTTAATAAAGATATTTATATATTAGAGTTATTGCTAAAAAACAATGCCAATCCCAATATGCAAAATGACAGCGGAAAAACTGCTTTAATATATGCAAGCAGTACTTGTGATTTTGATATGATACAAATGCTTATATGGTACAAGGCTGATGTTAATCTTACAGATAATTATAAATCTACACCTTTGATGTATGCTTCAAGCAGAGATGTAAATATTATAAAATTGCTTGCTGAATCAGGTGCAAATATGAATGCCCAGAATTTAGATGGCAAAACGGCTTTAATGTATAATATTTTAAATAAGACTAGTCTTGATATGGTTAAAACTTTTATTGCTTTGGGTACTGATGTTAATATTCAGGATATTCATGGTTATAGTGCTTTGATGTATGCAGCGATATTGGATTATAGAGAATTGGTTGAAATATTAATAGAAAATGGTGCAGATGTAAATAAAAGAAATAATTATAATAAAACAGCTTTAACTATGTCGGAAGAAAATAAAAATTATAAAATGGCTGAAATTTTAATTAAATATGGTGCTGTAAGGTAA
- a CDS encoding NADH:flavin oxidoreductase/NADH oxidase, with protein sequence MKPEKSNLFTPLKIGNLEIKNRVVMPPMCMYSAEDGYVNDWYILHYATRAIGGTGLVIVEATGVLPYVSSITDGDLGIWDDKYIDGLSKLVNAIKSNGASAGIQINHAGRKCESAKVDKIYAPTAEAFNDKYRTPVEMTQDDINEVVDAFVKAFVRAKKAGFDMIEVHAAHGYLISTFLSPLSNKRTDEYGKNRAKILEEILRKGKEALGKDYPIQIRISSYDWKEGGNTVKDFADMLKPLEEEGLFDSINVSTGAVTADGKIIPYEGYQIPFCRELKQYMKVPCIGGGLITDPKMANMIVRNGAADAVYIGRELLRNPYWALQAARTLGIDVPFPKQYEQAKR encoded by the coding sequence ATGAAACCAGAAAAAAGTAATCTTTTTACACCTTTGAAAATAGGTAACCTTGAAATAAAAAACCGTGTAGTAATGCCTCCAATGTGTATGTATTCTGCAGAGGACGGATATGTTAATGATTGGTATATTCTGCATTATGCTACAAGAGCTATAGGCGGAACAGGTTTAGTTATTGTTGAAGCTACAGGAGTACTTCCTTATGTAAGTTCTATTACAGACGGAGATTTAGGTATATGGGACGATAAATATATTGACGGTTTATCTAAGTTAGTAAATGCTATTAAAAGCAATGGTGCTTCTGCTGGTATACAGATAAACCATGCGGGAAGAAAATGCGAATCTGCAAAAGTTGATAAAATTTATGCTCCTACAGCTGAAGCATTCAATGATAAATACAGAACTCCTGTTGAAATGACTCAAGATGACATTAACGAAGTAGTTGATGCATTTGTTAAAGCATTTGTAAGAGCTAAAAAAGCAGGATTTGATATGATAGAAGTTCATGCTGCTCATGGTTATTTAATTTCTACATTCTTATCGCCATTATCAAATAAGAGAACTGATGAATACGGAAAAAATAGAGCTAAAATTTTGGAAGAGATTTTAAGAAAAGGTAAAGAAGCATTAGGAAAAGATTATCCTATACAAATAAGAATATCTTCTTATGATTGGAAAGAAGGCGGAAACACAGTAAAAGATTTTGCAGATATGTTAAAACCATTGGAAGAAGAAGGTTTATTCGATTCTATCAATGTTAGTACAGGTGCTGTTACTGCTGACGGAAAAATCATTCCTTATGAAGGATATCAAATTCCATTCTGCCGTGAATTAAAACAATATATGAAAGTTCCTTGCATTGGCGGAGGATTAATAACTGATCCTAAAATGGCTAATATGATAGTAAGAAATGGAGCTGCTGATGCTGTGTATATTGGAAGAGAATTATTAAGAAATCCATATTGGGCATTACAAGCTGCTAGAACTTTAGGTATTGATGTGCCATTCCCTAAACAATATGAACAAGCTAAGAGATAA
- a CDS encoding ankyrin repeat domain-containing protein, producing the protein MIRNGFLLIILLFTISFNIFALTQKEQEFFNAIKENKYESQLKNLLRYKMDLNATNEKGLTPLLYAIECNNERAVRVLLEYNDVNIEAKLPDDFADYPYINKVEGDSFNIGGATPLMFAIFKSNPRIVKQLIDKGANVKARDNEGTPVFLYACGFGNGNIIRMLLVKDRTLVNDKTSNGNINGLHYAASLNNLETINFLIKNVDMNINDRDSNGCTALYYAAYYAKKEAYNLLIKLGANKDIGDNYGVKPEYVLSGGSSAVDLENNQEENNNSLTNTYEENMFIARTIQTSDTNALRNIMMYSNFNMNDVIIAYDTPLTYAIHLGKDDMVNQLFRYKMSGTNIINIETSFIPAEEVYFDESTNGIEFTGNVYLGNASPLQYAIFKGNTNIINTLLKLGADINRKDSLGNNALMYAASYGSAEVIDTLLNYSSNSYRVVDIYGDTPLHNAAALGNTNTLIALMNRTPININAQNIDGNTPLHFAVKNHNSNTYRFLLLKGADYTIKNYDGKTASDLLYGDGVESIESIISNNLNTNNVITNDIITNEIITNDIMTNNGSYSNFYTNEKLNNSKASNDLYGNTNFNNMNDTNNNTILTNSYYNMQYNNNIFDEVKVMQVNNFADDLIYEYSDDKTLDDENDDYVEPDTDDDYSHIYETSKPLFDAIYNGNIEEMLKAISNGVDINSRNEEGFTPLLYAINYDQLEAMKALLSYSNVIDIEMSLNNYTNVYSVKGENFSGEVLFNGTTPLQYAIFKGNTNAVNLLIESGSDMRKKDYNGYCSLFYASAFSNPDMIHFLLSKDSSLTREKSLSGRSVMHFAAMYGNNNAISYYLSNTFLSINAQDNDGNTPLHYANEKGYATTIELLVKSGAKTDIKNNEGLIASDLLKK; encoded by the coding sequence ATGATTAGAAACGGATTTTTATTAATTATATTACTTTTTACTATCAGTTTTAATATATTTGCATTAACTCAAAAAGAGCAGGAATTTTTTAATGCTATAAAAGAAAATAAATATGAATCTCAATTAAAAAATCTTTTAAGATATAAAATGGATTTGAATGCTACAAATGAAAAAGGATTGACTCCGCTTTTGTATGCTATTGAATGTAATAATGAAAGAGCTGTAAGAGTATTGCTTGAATATAATGATGTTAATATTGAAGCTAAACTTCCAGATGATTTTGCAGATTATCCATATATAAATAAAGTTGAAGGTGATAGCTTTAATATAGGAGGGGCTACTCCTTTGATGTTTGCTATATTCAAAAGTAATCCAAGAATAGTAAAACAGCTAATAGACAAAGGAGCTAATGTTAAAGCTAGAGATAATGAAGGAACTCCTGTGTTTTTATATGCATGTGGTTTTGGAAATGGCAATATTATAAGAATGCTTCTTGTAAAAGACAGAACATTAGTTAATGATAAAACATCTAATGGAAATATTAATGGGCTTCATTATGCTGCTTCGCTTAACAATTTAGAAACTATTAATTTCTTGATTAAAAATGTTGATATGAATATTAATGACAGAGATTCAAACGGGTGTACCGCTTTATATTATGCCGCTTACTATGCAAAAAAAGAGGCATATAATCTTCTTATTAAACTTGGTGCTAATAAAGATATAGGAGATAATTATGGAGTAAAGCCTGAATATGTTTTATCAGGAGGAAGTTCGGCTGTTGATTTAGAAAATAATCAGGAAGAAAATAATAATTCACTTACGAATACTTATGAAGAAAATATGTTCATCGCAAGAACTATTCAAACATCAGACACTAATGCTTTAAGAAATATAATGATGTATTCTAATTTTAATATGAATGATGTAATTATAGCCTATGACACTCCTCTCACTTATGCTATACACCTTGGAAAAGATGATATGGTTAATCAGCTTTTTAGATATAAAATGAGCGGTACAAATATTATAAATATAGAAACTTCTTTCATACCAGCAGAAGAAGTATATTTTGATGAAAGCACTAATGGAATAGAGTTTACAGGAAATGTATATTTGGGAAATGCTAGTCCTTTGCAATATGCTATATTCAAAGGTAATACTAATATAATAAATACTCTTTTGAAACTTGGTGCTGATATAAACAGAAAAGATAGTTTAGGAAATAATGCTTTAATGTATGCAGCAAGTTATGGAAGTGCTGAAGTTATTGATACGCTTTTAAATTACAGCAGCAATTCTTATAGAGTTGTTGATATATATGGGGACACTCCTTTACATAATGCAGCGGCATTGGGAAATACTAATACTTTGATTGCACTTATGAATAGAACTCCTATTAATATAAATGCACAAAATATTGATGGTAATACTCCTTTGCATTTTGCAGTAAAAAATCATAATAGTAATACATACAGATTCTTATTATTAAAAGGTGCTGATTATACTATAAAAAATTATGATGGAAAAACTGCTTCCGATTTACTTTATGGTGATGGAGTTGAGAGTATAGAGAGTATTATAAGTAATAATCTAAATACAAATAATGTTATTACTAATGATATTATAACTAATGAGATTATTACAAATGATATTATGACAAATAATGGTTCCTATAGTAATTTTTATACTAATGAAAAATTAAATAATAGCAAAGCAAGTAATGATTTATATGGAAATACTAATTTTAATAATATGAATGATACAAACAATAACACTATATTAACTAATTCATATTATAATATGCAATATAATAATAATATATTTGATGAAGTGAAAGTGATGCAGGTTAATAATTTTGCTGATGATTTAATATACGAGTACAGTGATGATAAAACTCTTGATGATGAAAATGACGATTATGTAGAGCCTGATACAGATGATGATTATTCTCATATATATGAAACTAGTAAACCTTTATTTGATGCTATATATAATGGTAATATCGAGGAGATGCTTAAAGCTATTTCAAATGGTGTAGATATAAATTCAAGAAATGAAGAAGGATTCACCCCTTTGCTTTATGCCATTAATTATGATCAATTAGAAGCTATGAAGGCACTTTTAAGTTATAGTAATGTTATAGATATAGAAATGTCTCTTAATAATTATACAAATGTTTATTCTGTGAAAGGTGAAAATTTCAGCGGAGAAGTATTATTTAATGGTACAACTCCTTTACAATATGCAATATTCAAAGGAAATACTAATGCAGTAAACTTACTTATAGAAAGCGGCTCTGATATGAGAAAAAAAGATTATAATGGTTACTGCAGTTTATTTTATGCATCAGCATTTTCTAATCCAGACATGATACATTTTCTACTTTCAAAAGATTCTAGTTTAACTAGAGAAAAATCTTTAAGTGGAAGAAGCGTTATGCATTTTGCGGCTATGTATGGCAATAACAATGCTATATCATATTATTTATCTAATACTTTTTTAAGCATTAATGCTCAGGATAATGATGGAAATACCCCTTTGCATTATGCTAATGAAAAAGGATATGCCACTACTATAGAACTTCTTGTAAAGAGCGGTGCAAAAACTGATATAAAAAATAATGAAGGTCTTATAGCTTCTGATTTATTAAAGAAATAA
- a CDS encoding ankyrin repeat domain-containing protein: MKRIFIIMFYFSTFIFSQENDNYIFTNYIMNDNVYTNEVVNSNYNIDYTNEVEYDYNSNIKYNSLYEAIDNYDVEYVRTVISNEDININSKLPDDYPNNLGGATPLLYSIYKNAGEITEILVNNGANLKARDFKTWNSIMYAAAFSDLNTIALLAEKDSTLLDTKTEFNVTPLHIACDYNNLDTVMYLCTNSNIDINARDIDGWTALYHAAHSKSMETYNLLIILGADTNIADNNNVLPETVLTRKIDNEVNEVREIDIELFKAIEKDDSRSIRALINRGANINAKDGYGLSVLHLAIKNNSIRSVNVLLANKNIDLESKLPEGYFTHLGEDSSDAVYIGNATPLIYAIFKSKGDSRIVNELIKKGANVNATDEEGWSTFLYAAAFGNSSMLRNILSKNKSLINSKTKNNVTPLHMAVVYDNLDNIKYLVRNLKVDINAKDDDGWTALYYAAAKQKKRSL; encoded by the coding sequence ATGAAGAGAATTTTTATTATAATGTTTTATTTCAGTACTTTCATTTTTTCTCAAGAAAATGATAATTATATATTTACTAATTACATTATGAATGATAATGTATATACTAATGAAGTTGTAAACAGTAATTACAATATTGATTATACTAATGAAGTAGAATACGATTATAATTCAAATATAAAATATAATAGTTTATATGAAGCCATAGATAATTATGATGTTGAATATGTAAGAACAGTTATAAGCAATGAAGATATAAATATCAACTCAAAACTTCCAGATGACTATCCAAATAATTTAGGAGGAGCTACTCCTTTACTTTATTCTATATATAAAAATGCTGGAGAAATAACTGAAATTTTAGTAAATAATGGAGCCAATTTAAAAGCTAGAGATTTTAAAACTTGGAATAGTATTATGTATGCAGCTGCTTTTTCTGATTTAAATACTATAGCATTACTTGCTGAAAAGGATAGCACTTTACTTGATACTAAAACAGAATTTAATGTAACACCTTTGCATATAGCTTGTGATTATAACAATCTTGACACAGTAATGTATTTATGTACTAATTCTAATATAGATATTAATGCTAGGGATATAGACGGCTGGACTGCTCTTTATCATGCTGCACATTCTAAAAGTATGGAAACTTATAATTTATTAATAATACTTGGAGCAGATACTAATATTGCTGATAATAATAATGTGCTTCCTGAAACTGTACTTACTAGAAAAATTGATAATGAAGTTAATGAAGTAAGAGAGATTGATATTGAATTATTTAAAGCTATAGAAAAAGATGATTCTAGGAGTATAAGAGCTTTAATAAATAGGGGAGCTAATATTAATGCTAAAGATGGTTATGGATTAAGTGTTTTACATTTAGCTATAAAAAATAATAGTATTAGATCTGTTAATGTACTTCTAGCAAATAAAAATATTGATTTAGAATCAAAACTTCCGGAGGGATATTTTACTCATTTGGGAGAAGACTCTTCAGATGCTGTTTATATAGGAAATGCGACTCCTCTTATCTATGCTATATTTAAAAGTAAAGGCGATTCAAGAATAGTTAATGAACTTATAAAAAAAGGTGCTAATGTGAATGCCACAGATGAAGAAGGATGGTCTACATTTTTATATGCGGCTGCTTTTGGAAATAGTTCTATGCTTAGAAATATTCTATCAAAAAATAAAAGTCTTATTAATAGTAAAACAAAAAATAATGTTACGCCGCTTCATATGGCTGTTGTTTATGATAATTTAGACAACATAAAATATTTAGTGAGAAATTTGAAAGTAGATATTAATGCTAAAGATGATGATGGTTGGACTGCTTTATATTATGCAGCTGCCAAACAAAAAAAAAGAAGCCTATAA